Part of the Candidatus Moraniibacteriota bacterium genome is shown below.
AAATACTCGTCAAAAAACGGGATTCGATTAGGATTCTGTTCATCAATATCTTGCTTGAGCACACCTCTCTCAAAAGAATTAATGATACCGTCAAAATGTTCCGAAAGCCGCATTGCTGGAACAGCAAACCTCGTAAAGGTATCCATATTGTCCGTCGCAATGACACACCTCGTTCCGTTTTCTCGCAATTTCTGCACAAGTGGAAGAATTTCATCAGAGACCAAACGCATCGACTCGCAACTCTCTTTGAGATCCCGAAAAATAATGCCGCGAGAATGCCCAAATCGATCGGAAAGCATTTCTGAAATCTCTTCCGCGTTCACTCTTCCTCGCATCCAATCCATCACTACTGGCATATTCTCTCCAAATAAGTATTGAGAGAGTGGAGTATGCCATTCGTGCCGCGGATGTTCGGGATTTTTCCACTGATCCCAAAAGAGCGACGTCGAAAGTGTGTTGTGCCAATCAAAGAAGATGGTTTTGTATCCTTTATGAAAACCCATATTGATGACCTTCAAATCTATTTCTGCGCATTCCGTATTTTTCTCTGTACCTCATTCAGTTCTTCATCGGACATTCTCGGTCCCTCGACGGTCGTGAGGTAGCCGATATATTCCGGATAGAATTCGACGTGCTTACTCCAAACTCCTGTTTCGCCGGCGAGTTTCCCATGAAGCGGAAAGAGCTTGGCATGCACATGTGCAACGCCAGTTCCCTCAAAAATCATCGCCACTCGTGGAGTATCGAACGTCTTTTCAAGAATCTTTGCTACCGTTCGCGCCGCATCAAGCAATCCATGATAATCCTCATCTTTCAGACTGAAAAGATAGTTTCCTGTATTCACTTTGGGAATAACCACTGTCATTCCTGGCGTATTGGGAAACGGGGTCAGAAAGGCGAGATAGTTTTCATCTTCCCATACTTTCCATGATTTGATTTCACCGGAAATGATTTTGTCGAAGAGAGTCATAGACATTTCATCGTTATACAATATTATCGATACACTGCAACAACCTGACGAATGATAAGTTCGTCCGGCTTGATATACTTTCCGGTGAAATCGAACCACACGGTCATGAAGTCTTCTCGCTCCAACTTTCTCATCGAACCTACCTCTGGATCTTGGAGGTAGATAGAGTCACCGTCCAATCCTGCTACCACGGAATAATGTCCGTCAGCCACATCCGAATCGGTGTAGTCCGTTCGTCCTCGTGTAAACCAGTTCACGATTACGGGAACCTTCTTGTCAAGCCACTTCTCAATATCTTCAAAAGTGCTCTCATTTTTTATTTCTACCATGAAGCCAAGCTGCTCAGCAGCATTCTTTAACCCCTGATCACTTGTCCCCAAATCATCATTTGTTCCGCAGAGCCGTGCCAGTTCCTGTTCTGTTTTTTCAACACCATAATATTCCAAAACAATTCTCAAAGAAGCTGGACCACACATGCCGGCATGCAAGGTTTCTTGGAACGGTTTGAGAGGAAGTATTTCTTTCATACGTCTATGAAAACATTTACGAAACAAACGGGTTCGGCATATCGAAGATCAGCTTGTCGAGAGTGTTTATCTTGTCCGGATGAATGCCGTATTTCAAAACATAGAGATCCCCGACTGCACAAAAAAGCGCCTTACTATAATCGAACCCGAGCTTCTCCGATACCACTCGCACAGAATCTTCACTCTTT
Proteins encoded:
- a CDS encoding HIT family protein; the protein is MTLFDKIISGEIKSWKVWEDENYLAFLTPFPNTPGMTVVIPKVNTGNYLFSLKDEDYHGLLDAARTVAKILEKTFDTPRVAMIFEGTGVAHVHAKLFPLHGKLAGETGVWSKHVEFYPEYIGYLTTVEGPRMSDEELNEVQRKIRNAQK
- a CDS encoding haloacid dehalogenase-like hydrolase, yielding MGFHKGYKTIFFDWHNTLSTSLFWDQWKNPEHPRHEWHTPLSQYLFGENMPVVMDWMRGRVNAEEISEMLSDRFGHSRGIIFRDLKESCESMRLVSDEILPLVQKLRENGTRCVIATDNMDTFTRFAVPAMRLSEHFDGIINSFERGVLKQDIDEQNPNRIPFFDEYLKENNLRCEDVVLIDDCIYKSGVYERMGFDILQIFSPDDFVGKLKQLA
- a CDS encoding C39 family peptidase encodes the protein MKEILPLKPFQETLHAGMCGPASLRIVLEYYGVEKTEQELARLCGTNDDLGTSDQGLKNAAEQLGFMVEIKNESTFEDIEKWLDKKVPVIVNWFTRGRTDYTDSDVADGHYSVVAGLDGDSIYLQDPEVGSMRKLEREDFMTVWFDFTGKYIKPDELIIRQVVAVYR